From the genome of Ignavibacteriales bacterium, one region includes:
- a CDS encoding PAS domain-containing sensor histidine kinase produces MALTVLFSLFMGLRTNFFYSTLLNSAFEIKSNMLKARTEFIKNIEQPSQETVRSALEYLEFVEYNAVLVLEQKDATNILPISIDNKNLKSSVQKLQVLLFDYRALSLKISSNARNSEEAELRANWEDLFNQIENRSAEIEKEIHTILKAQVNNFRITQFVLIGISLILSFSTAFVFYRSEKSRVAFIHKIENANLSLEKGLRKTTRIEEALQKSQRQLDTLIQNLPGMVYRCGLDSPWAFEFVSDKCIVITGYKATEFMSGKSVPYYDLIHPDDKKKILEQVRNAVEERKPYQLVYRIKTTGGYEKWVWEQGVGIFSENEDELVALEGFITDITEQKTGEDQISLQSNALEAAANSIVISDLEGKVIWVNSAFTKLTGYSSSEIFGKSLSILKSGVHPQTYYEYIEHAVKTGEIFRGEIINKRKDGSLYTEEFTITPVKNLSNEIIYYVEIKQDVTERKNAEEALRESELRFRGLYENATIGIYRTTPEGKILMANPTLQKILGYSSFEEIANLEAMETYIDPKVREFFKAELEQYGKIFGFETKWRKKDGSIIFVRESARAVKDDEGNILYYEGTLEDINDKKRIEEALVEAKEHAEQSDKLKSEFLAQMSHEIRTPLNVILSFTGMMKDELQDKVDDELKNAFDVIEDEGRRIMRTVELILNMSELQTGSYSFCSKKIDLLKDVLQKSHKSFQKIAEKKKILFGLYNNSAETMIDADEYSINQVFHHLIENAIKYTSTGKIDIIIGRDPRNNLYVDVIDTGIGIGSEFLPKLFSPFTREEQGYTRNFEGNGLGLALAKKYCDLNGANIKATSVKGKGTTFRVTFSNQG; encoded by the coding sequence ATGGCGCTTACCGTTCTATTCAGTTTGTTTATGGGACTCAGAACAAATTTCTTTTATTCAACTCTTTTAAACTCAGCCTTCGAAATCAAATCCAACATGTTAAAGGCACGCACGGAATTCATCAAAAACATTGAACAGCCGTCCCAGGAAACAGTCAGAAGCGCTTTGGAGTACCTTGAATTTGTAGAATACAATGCTGTACTTGTTCTTGAACAAAAAGACGCCACAAATATTCTTCCAATTTCTATCGATAACAAAAATTTAAAATCTAGTGTTCAAAAACTCCAGGTTCTGCTCTTCGATTACCGGGCGCTTTCTTTAAAAATTTCCTCCAACGCTAGAAATAGCGAAGAAGCTGAATTAAGAGCTAATTGGGAAGATCTTTTCAATCAAATAGAAAATAGATCCGCCGAGATAGAAAAAGAAATTCATACAATATTAAAAGCGCAGGTCAATAATTTTAGAATTACTCAATTTGTTTTAATCGGAATAAGTCTAATACTTTCGTTTAGCACCGCATTCGTATTTTACCGTTCCGAAAAAAGCAGGGTAGCATTCATACACAAAATTGAAAACGCAAACCTCAGCCTGGAAAAGGGATTGAGAAAAACTACCCGCATCGAAGAAGCGCTTCAAAAAAGCCAAAGGCAGTTAGATACACTAATTCAAAATTTACCGGGAATGGTTTACCGGTGCGGACTTGATAGCCCATGGGCTTTCGAATTCGTTAGTGATAAATGCATTGTAATTACGGGATATAAAGCTACCGAATTTATGTCGGGTAAATCTGTTCCCTACTACGATCTAATTCATCCCGACGACAAGAAGAAGATACTTGAACAGGTTCGAAACGCCGTTGAAGAGAGAAAACCTTACCAGTTAGTTTATAGAATTAAAACAACCGGCGGTTATGAAAAATGGGTTTGGGAACAAGGCGTTGGAATTTTTTCTGAAAATGAGGATGAATTAGTTGCGCTCGAAGGTTTTATTACCGATATCACAGAACAAAAGACAGGCGAAGATCAGATCTCTCTTCAGAGTAATGCGCTTGAAGCGGCGGCAAATAGTATTGTTATTTCTGATCTCGAAGGAAAGGTTATATGGGTCAATTCCGCTTTTACTAAGCTGACAGGCTATTCAAGCAGCGAGATATTTGGTAAATCCCTTAGTATTCTGAAATCCGGCGTGCACCCGCAAACCTATTACGAGTATATTGAACATGCTGTAAAAACAGGCGAGATCTTCAGAGGAGAAATAATTAATAAACGAAAAGACGGTTCTCTTTATACGGAAGAATTTACAATTACACCGGTTAAGAATTTATCTAACGAAATTATTTATTACGTTGAAATTAAACAGGACGTTACGGAACGAAAAAATGCAGAAGAAGCATTAAGAGAAAGCGAGCTTCGGTTTAGAGGATTATATGAAAATGCGACCATCGGAATTTACCGTACCACTCCGGAAGGTAAAATCCTTATGGCAAACCCTACTCTTCAAAAAATTCTTGGCTACAGCTCATTTGAAGAAATTGCTAACTTAGAAGCAATGGAAACATACATAGATCCCAAGGTCCGTGAATTTTTTAAAGCTGAACTTGAGCAATACGGTAAGATATTCGGCTTCGAAACCAAATGGAGAAAAAAGGACGGATCAATAATTTTTGTTCGGGAAAGCGCCCGTGCTGTTAAAGATGATGAAGGAAACATCTTGTATTACGAAGGTACTCTTGAAGATATAAATGATAAAAAGAGAATTGAAGAAGCGCTGGTTGAGGCAAAGGAACATGCCGAACAATCGGATAAACTTAAATCGGAGTTCCTCGCGCAGATGTCCCACGAAATCCGCACACCACTGAATGTGATTTTAAGTTTTACCGGAATGATGAAAGATGAACTTCAGGACAAAGTTGATGATGAACTGAAAAATGCATTTGATGTTATAGAAGATGAAGGCAGACGGATAATGAGAACCGTCGAGCTTATCCTTAACATGTCCGAGCTTCAAACCGGATCTTATTCCTTCTGTTCTAAAAAAATTGATCTGTTGAAAGATGTGCTTCAAAAGAGTCATAAAAGTTTTCAAAAAATTGCCGAGAAGAAAAAAATTCTTTTTGGTCTTTATAATAACAGCGCCGAGACAATGATAGATGCCGATGAATATTCTATTAACCAGGTATTTCATCATTTAATTGAGAACGCTATTAAATATACTTCTACGGGAAAAATTGATATTATAATCGGGCGAGATCCCCGCAATAATTTATATGTTGATGTTATTGATACAGGGATTGGAATTGGAAGTGAGTTTCTGCCAAAATTGTTTTCACCTTTCACAAGAGAAGAACAGGGCTATACTAGGAATTTTGAGGGCAATGGATTGGGACTGGCTTTGGCAAAAAAATATTGCGACCTTAACGGAGCTAATATAAAAGCAACAAGCGTTAAGGGTAAAGGAACAACGTTTCGCGTTACCTTTTCGAATCAAGGCTGA
- a CDS encoding M56 family metallopeptidase, protein MTIIYELIPEEFIKAIGWTIFHSLWQGAVISVLLAGVLLMTGKKSAQLRYNLTVTALFFMFGISIITFTQVYSSNAISNSERFESASASNTGSNVSEQPDSAAPNSNEDLTGLLKSYFAQNLPMIVTIWFLGFFVFSFRFAGGVFYVQRLRSKGISPVDDPWFYRLEELTARFKLKKLVQIFESEQVKTPITIGYLKPLILLPIGMISGLPQEQVEAIIIHELAHIKRYDFLINLVQTFIETIFFYHPAVWWISSTIKNERENCCDDLTLKLCGGSLIYFKALYNLQQICSEENEIALAVIGKKNQLFRRINRMNSNNKITSYGVKFTAFAVLLLIIAAASVYSTSSAKENTHSVIAASFVNPLSFAGNNIFTDPSCNTTFDRDTTSIKKGKRTLKFSDDDKRYKAKLNNGKLEDLSIDGEKVDEKELPKYDTMVNDRLNEYDSSMKEFRENMKDYKEKMKVFKEKMKKFRGSHNFDYNYDFDFEMPAIPDISVNIPDMDTTQWKKMAKEIQYNVQENLARHMKHMPKIHIPPIHVPRIDMKEFKHGWDSTEFNNEEFKESMKDWKEKFSKEMANWKVDMKDFKVNMEKFNKEMKENGPGSDKFKKSMSDLKVNMDNLKVEMKKLKEFIHATKDELVKDNLIKEGDDLDDFTLSKDEMIVAGKKVSPELHKKYLELYKKYFGREITGDQKFRIND, encoded by the coding sequence ATGACTATCATTTACGAATTAATCCCGGAAGAATTTATAAAAGCAATCGGCTGGACTATTTTTCATTCTCTCTGGCAGGGTGCGGTAATTTCAGTTTTACTTGCCGGAGTATTATTAATGACCGGCAAAAAAAGCGCGCAGCTTCGTTATAACCTCACGGTTACCGCTCTCTTTTTTATGTTCGGAATTTCAATAATTACATTTACACAAGTTTACAGCTCAAATGCTATTAGCAATTCAGAAAGATTTGAATCTGCATCCGCTTCTAATACTGGTTCAAATGTTTCGGAACAGCCGGATTCAGCCGCACCAAATTCAAATGAAGACCTTACCGGTTTATTGAAATCTTATTTCGCACAAAACTTACCAATGATTGTCACCATTTGGTTTTTAGGATTTTTCGTTTTCTCTTTTCGATTTGCCGGTGGAGTTTTTTATGTACAACGATTGCGATCTAAAGGGATTAGCCCCGTAGATGATCCTTGGTTTTATAGGTTGGAAGAACTTACCGCCAGATTCAAATTGAAAAAACTTGTTCAGATTTTCGAATCCGAACAGGTGAAAACACCTATTACAATTGGTTATTTGAAACCCTTGATTCTTCTTCCAATCGGAATGATAAGCGGTTTACCGCAAGAACAAGTTGAAGCAATAATTATTCACGAATTAGCGCATATAAAACGTTATGATTTTTTAATTAACCTTGTCCAAACATTCATTGAAACAATTTTCTTTTACCATCCGGCTGTCTGGTGGATTTCATCAACGATCAAAAATGAAAGAGAAAATTGCTGTGATGATCTCACATTAAAATTGTGCGGCGGTTCGTTAATCTACTTCAAGGCGCTTTACAATCTTCAGCAAATTTGTTCCGAAGAAAACGAAATTGCACTTGCGGTGATAGGAAAGAAAAATCAATTATTCAGGAGGATAAATAGAATGAACTCGAACAATAAGATTACATCGTACGGAGTTAAGTTCACGGCATTTGCAGTTCTGCTTTTAATCATAGCAGCAGCATCCGTTTATTCAACTTCTTCGGCAAAAGAAAATACACACAGTGTAATTGCGGCATCTTTTGTAAACCCGCTTTCGTTTGCCGGCAATAATATTTTTACAGACCCTTCGTGCAATACAACTTTTGACCGTGATACAACTTCCATCAAAAAAGGAAAGCGCACTCTTAAGTTCTCCGATGATGATAAGAGATACAAAGCGAAATTAAATAACGGTAAGCTTGAGGATCTATCTATTGACGGTGAGAAAGTTGACGAAAAGGAATTGCCGAAATATGATACAATGGTAAATGATAGACTTAACGAATATGATTCGTCGATGAAAGAATTCCGCGAAAACATGAAAGATTATAAAGAGAAAATGAAAGTATTCAAGGAAAAGATGAAAAAATTCAGAGGCAGTCATAATTTTGATTATAATTATGATTTTGACTTTGAGATGCCGGCGATCCCGGACATCTCCGTTAATATACCGGATATGGATACAACTCAATGGAAAAAAATGGCAAAGGAGATTCAATATAATGTTCAAGAAAATCTTGCCCGCCATATGAAACATATGCCGAAAATTCACATTCCCCCAATTCATGTCCCGCGGATTGATATGAAAGAATTTAAACATGGCTGGGATAGTACAGAATTCAACAACGAAGAATTCAAAGAGTCCATGAAGGATTGGAAGGAAAAATTCAGCAAAGAGATGGCTAATTGGAAAGTTGATATGAAAGATTTTAAGGTAAACATGGAAAAATTCAACAAAGAGATGAAGGAAAACGGACCCGGCAGTGATAAGTTTAAGAAAAGTATGAGCGATTTAAAAGTAAATATGGATAACCTGAAAGTGGAAATGAAAAAGTTAAAAGAGTTTATACACGCCACCAAAGATGAGCTAGTAAAAGATAACTTGATTAAAGAAGGAGACGATCTCGATGATTTTACTCTTTCAAAAGATGAAATGATTGTCGCCGGGAAAAAAGTTTCACCGGAGCTTCACAAAAAATATTTAGAGCTTTACAAGAAATATTTTGGAAGGGAAATAACCGGGGATCAGAAGTTCAGAATTAATGATTAG
- the ruvA gene encoding Holliday junction branch migration protein RuvA has translation MIGYLHGKIISKKPTKLLIDVNGVGYIVNISITTFEKIADKEEASLFTYLSVRESAMDLFGFYTMAEKEMFELLIGVSGIGPKSAQSILSGIQIEDLKDALKSGNVSRLISIPGIGRKTAERMVIELRDKVESVAEIIDGVSFNKSTVPGDAIAALINLGYNQKVAERMVRAISDKTPDISIEELIKEALVNLNK, from the coding sequence ATGATCGGTTACCTGCACGGAAAAATAATATCGAAAAAACCAACAAAACTTTTGATTGATGTTAACGGCGTTGGTTACATTGTAAATATTTCAATCACCACATTCGAAAAGATTGCAGATAAAGAAGAAGCTTCTCTCTTTACATACCTAAGCGTGCGTGAATCAGCAATGGACCTCTTCGGATTCTATACGATGGCGGAAAAAGAGATGTTTGAATTACTCATCGGCGTCAGCGGCATTGGACCAAAATCCGCCCAAAGCATATTATCCGGAATTCAAATTGAAGATTTGAAAGACGCGCTCAAAAGCGGAAACGTATCAAGATTAATTTCAATTCCCGGTATCGGCAGAAAAACCGCGGAAAGAATGGTGATTGAATTACGAGATAAAGTTGAATCGGTTGCCGAAATAATTGACGGCGTTTCTTTCAACAAATCGACTGTTCCCGGAGATGCTATTGCGGCGCTAATTAATCTTGGCTATAATCAAAAAGTTGCAGAACGAATGGTGCGGGCTATTTCCGATAAGACTCCGGATATTTCGATTGAAGAGTTGATAAAGGAAGCGTTGGTAAATCTTAACAAGTAA
- the recJ gene encoding single-stranded-DNA-specific exonuclease RecJ, with product MQNKRWNLKEAPDEKITLALADSLNVSNILANLLIQRGITNFYEAKNYFRPSLETLHDPFLMNGMHEATQRVIHALTHNEKICVYGDYDVDGTCSAALMYLFLKDLGAEVETYIPNRLTEGYGVSITSIDILKEHNVGLIITVDCGITAVEEIDYANSLGIETIVCDHHQSKEKIPNAYAVLDPIKPGCNYPFKHLSGAGVGFKLASAVGERIGKKELALKYLDLVALAGAADIVPLVDENRVLVKEGLDLINTNPRPGIVALLKSARMEPGNLNAGQIVFTIAPRINAVGRLGDANRAVELFTTDDPQRALELAQVLEDENTERRKIDEMTFSHAMQLVDSEINMDSDLGIVLHYDDWHPGVIGIVASRLVEKFHRPAVMLTTIDGVAKGSARSIHGFNIYEALQSCEDLLLQFGGHEAAAGLAIEIEKLDEFKERFNFILRQNMTAENKLHELHIDTKLSFSEISPKFIRVLDQFAPFGPGNMRPVFMSENVTVVNSPRIVGINHIVTSLRQNGNEKVFDAIGFNLGAFVSIIDKGKDLIDIVYTIESVQKEGKTYPQIRIKDIHIKENQAVSQSSNGNS from the coding sequence ATGCAAAACAAACGCTGGAACTTAAAAGAAGCGCCGGACGAAAAAATTACTCTTGCGCTGGCTGATAGTTTAAATGTCTCAAATATTCTTGCCAATCTTTTAATACAACGGGGCATTACAAATTTCTACGAAGCAAAAAATTATTTCCGCCCTTCCCTTGAAACACTTCACGATCCCTTCTTAATGAATGGAATGCATGAGGCAACTCAACGGGTAATTCATGCTCTTACACATAATGAAAAAATTTGTGTATACGGAGATTACGATGTTGACGGGACTTGTTCCGCAGCATTGATGTATCTTTTTTTGAAAGACCTTGGAGCTGAAGTAGAAACATATATTCCTAACCGTCTTACCGAAGGTTACGGTGTTTCGATAACTAGTATTGATATTCTTAAAGAACACAATGTCGGTCTAATCATTACTGTTGATTGCGGAATAACTGCCGTTGAAGAAATTGATTATGCAAATTCTCTCGGGATTGAAACTATAGTTTGTGATCATCACCAATCGAAAGAAAAAATTCCGAATGCATATGCAGTTTTGGATCCCATTAAACCGGGCTGTAATTATCCGTTCAAACACCTTTCTGGTGCCGGAGTTGGTTTTAAACTTGCGAGTGCAGTTGGCGAACGAATTGGAAAAAAAGAATTAGCACTTAAGTATCTTGATCTTGTTGCGCTTGCGGGCGCGGCAGATATTGTCCCGTTGGTTGATGAAAATAGAGTTCTTGTAAAAGAAGGACTTGATCTCATCAACACAAATCCGCGTCCCGGAATTGTTGCGCTATTAAAAAGTGCGCGTATGGAACCGGGAAATCTTAATGCTGGACAAATTGTTTTCACTATAGCACCCCGTATTAATGCTGTTGGAAGACTCGGTGATGCTAATCGCGCTGTTGAGCTTTTCACGACTGACGATCCACAGCGAGCATTGGAACTAGCTCAGGTTCTTGAAGACGAAAACACGGAACGCAGAAAAATTGACGAGATGACTTTCTCTCATGCGATGCAATTAGTTGATTCCGAAATTAATATGGATTCCGACCTCGGCATAGTTTTGCATTATGACGATTGGCATCCCGGTGTTATTGGAATAGTTGCATCTCGTCTGGTAGAGAAATTTCATCGTCCGGCTGTGATGTTAACCACTATCGATGGAGTTGCAAAAGGTTCAGCGCGTAGTATCCATGGATTTAATATTTATGAAGCGCTCCAAAGTTGTGAAGATTTATTATTACAATTTGGAGGACATGAAGCAGCAGCAGGTCTTGCAATTGAAATTGAAAAATTGGATGAGTTCAAAGAAAGATTTAATTTCATACTTCGTCAAAACATGACGGCAGAAAATAAACTGCACGAACTTCACATTGATACAAAACTTTCGTTCTCCGAAATTTCTCCGAAATTTATCCGTGTGCTCGATCAATTTGCTCCGTTTGGACCGGGAAATATGCGTCCTGTTTTTATGAGTGAAAATGTTACTGTTGTAAACTCACCAAGAATTGTAGGCATTAATCATATTGTTACAAGTTTACGCCAGAACGGAAATGAAAAAGTTTTTGATGCGATCGGTTTTAACCTTGGCGCCTTCGTTTCCATTATTGATAAAGGTAAAGATTTGATTGATATTGTGTACACAATTGAGTCGGTTCAAAAGGAAGGAAAAACCTATCCTCAAATTCGTATTAAAGATATTCATATAAAAGAAAACCAGGCTGTTTCACAAAGTTCAAACGGAAATTCATAA
- a CDS encoding alpha-amylase family glycosyl hydrolase → MTRQFFKIKNNLLVILFSFIAFSILANGERDKNLTESNKSSLLTHPVWSVNSTIYEVNVRQYTPEGTFNAFAQTLPSLSKMGIGILWFMPINPIGELNRKGSLGSYYSVKDYTAINPEFGTLEDFKTLVGQTHALGMHVIIDWVANHTSWDNVWTKTHPDYYKKDKNGNHVSPFDWTDVISLDYSNKELWNSMRDAMKFWIEQCDIDGFRCDVAAMVPLDFWKWVRPQLEAIKPIFMLAEANEPELHQAFDMTYNWQLKDLFVGCAKGTKDAIDFYKYFEKEKSEYPADSYRMVFTSNHDENSWNGSDKERYGDAAEPFAVAAALLPGMPLLYNGQEAGLDKRLLFFEKDLIDWKENKMRDIYTKLFQLKKENKALWNGSSGGGFQKINADDKNIFAYVREKDGNKIAAFFNFSAIKKQVTISDPKLVGTYKNLFTGSGAQLSSPYQLILEPWGYEVFIKN, encoded by the coding sequence ATGACTAGGCAATTCTTTAAAATAAAAAATAACCTTCTCGTTATTCTCTTTTCATTTATTGCCTTTTCCATTTTGGCAAATGGCGAGAGGGATAAGAATCTCACCGAATCGAATAAGAGTTCTTTGCTAACTCATCCTGTCTGGAGCGTCAATTCAACAATATACGAAGTGAATGTAAGGCAATATACACCCGAAGGAACATTTAATGCTTTCGCTCAAACATTACCCAGCCTAAGTAAAATGGGAATTGGAATTCTATGGTTCATGCCAATTAATCCGATTGGGGAATTAAATAGAAAAGGTTCTCTCGGAAGTTATTATTCCGTTAAAGATTATACAGCAATAAATCCCGAGTTTGGAACATTAGAAGATTTTAAAACTTTGGTTGGTCAAACTCATGCGCTGGGGATGCATGTAATTATTGATTGGGTTGCTAATCATACTTCATGGGATAATGTTTGGACTAAAACTCACCCCGATTATTACAAGAAAGATAAAAATGGAAATCATGTTTCCCCTTTCGATTGGACAGATGTCATCTCATTAGATTACAGCAATAAAGAATTATGGAACTCGATGCGTGATGCGATGAAATTTTGGATTGAACAGTGCGATATTGATGGCTTCCGCTGCGATGTAGCGGCAATGGTTCCACTTGATTTTTGGAAATGGGTTCGCCCGCAGCTTGAAGCAATAAAACCGATTTTTATGCTTGCGGAAGCGAACGAACCGGAACTTCACCAGGCATTTGATATGACATACAATTGGCAATTGAAGGATCTGTTTGTTGGCTGTGCTAAAGGGACAAAAGACGCAATAGACTTTTACAAATATTTCGAAAAAGAGAAAAGTGAATATCCGGCTGATTCTTACAGAATGGTCTTCACATCGAATCACGATGAAAATTCGTGGAATGGATCTGATAAAGAAAGATATGGCGATGCCGCGGAACCGTTTGCTGTTGCAGCTGCACTTCTTCCGGGAATGCCGCTTTTATATAACGGTCAAGAAGCAGGGTTGGATAAACGTTTACTTTTTTTTGAAAAAGATCTAATTGATTGGAAAGAAAATAAAATGAGAGATATTTATACAAAGCTTTTTCAACTCAAGAAAGAAAATAAAGCTTTGTGGAACGGCTCTTCAGGCGGCGGATTTCAAAAAATTAATGCCGATGATAAAAATATTTTTGCGTATGTTAGAGAAAAAGATGGCAATAAGATTGCCGCCTTCTTTAATTTCTCGGCTATTAAAAAACAGGTAACAATTTCTGATCCCAAACTTGTGGGAACATACAAAAATCTTTTCACCGGCAGTGGTGCGCAATTAAGTTCGCCGTATCAATTAATTCTTGAGCCATGGGGCTACGAGGTATTCATTAAGAATTAG
- a CDS encoding YebC/PmpR family DNA-binding transcriptional regulator, with amino-acid sequence MSGHSKWATIKRKKGALDAKRGKIFTRLIREITIAARQAGGDPDGNPRLRLAIDNAKSANMPADNIERAIKKATGELDGSQISELTYEGYGPGGVALLIEVATDNKNRTVAEIRHIFSRGLGNMGETGSVAWMFERKGIITLKRDGKSEDDLMEIILDAGADDLTSEEDFFEVTTTMENFETVRKKIIENKLIVENASLQWIAKNSAPIKGDDAEKLMKLIEALEESDDVQNVFSNADFIE; translated from the coding sequence ATGTCGGGTCACTCCAAATGGGCAACTATAAAAAGAAAGAAAGGAGCCCTTGACGCTAAACGCGGAAAAATTTTTACTAGACTGATTAGAGAAATTACAATTGCCGCGCGGCAAGCCGGCGGAGATCCGGATGGCAATCCAAGATTACGTCTTGCAATTGATAACGCAAAATCGGCAAATATGCCCGCCGATAATATTGAACGCGCAATTAAAAAAGCCACCGGCGAACTCGATGGTTCTCAAATTTCCGAATTGACTTATGAAGGATATGGACCGGGAGGAGTAGCGCTTCTTATTGAAGTAGCTACAGATAATAAAAATAGAACTGTCGCAGAAATCCGTCACATTTTTAGTCGTGGTTTAGGCAATATGGGCGAGACCGGTTCGGTTGCATGGATGTTCGAGCGTAAAGGAATTATTACTCTTAAACGCGATGGAAAAAGTGAAGATGATTTGATGGAAATTATTCTAGATGCAGGTGCCGACGACCTTACTTCCGAAGAAGATTTTTTTGAAGTAACAACTACTATGGAAAATTTTGAAACGGTTAGAAAAAAAATAATCGAAAATAAATTAATTGTTGAAAACGCCTCTCTGCAATGGATAGCAAAAAATAGTGCTCCAATTAAAGGTGATGACGCTGAAAAATTGATGAAATTGATTGAAGCTTTGGAAGAGAGCGATGATGTTCAGAATGTTTTTTCAAATGCGGATTTTATTGAATAA
- a CDS encoding AI-2E family transporter — protein MKKSLGDPVVKFFVSFIGLFFICVVLKELQHIFIPLVIAYLLFFFFEPLNEFLKSKKIPLPIIIFIDLLLTTSLFYGISKIIIDRFIAFSSQFPMYEAKLNHIISSSAVSLGLKNRLLTHFNISKIIQSVDVGDLASGVFSSTLSVIVAVLLVFFFFIFINSGHDKIFEAIRMRYVEKGVRSSLKKIRRGTKINITETIDAGETDLETMTIQREIKLQKTIKDITEQVQKYVITKLLISLSVGVIVGFILWLFKIEFFIIWAFLAFLLNFIPNVGSVIAVILPALMALVQYESFGYAALLAAVIIVVQNIIGNIIEPKIFGDRLGLNPLVILLSLLIWGYIWGIVGMFLAVPLTAIGKIIMSNATSKNMRFITSLMGS, from the coding sequence ATGAAGAAATCACTTGGCGACCCAGTCGTAAAATTTTTTGTTTCCTTTATCGGTTTATTTTTTATCTGCGTTGTGCTTAAAGAACTTCAGCACATTTTTATTCCCCTTGTAATTGCATACTTACTTTTTTTCTTTTTTGAGCCGTTGAACGAATTTTTAAAATCAAAAAAAATACCGTTGCCGATAATAATATTCATCGACCTTTTGCTGACAACTTCTTTATTCTACGGAATTTCCAAAATAATTATTGATCGGTTCATAGCATTCAGTTCACAATTTCCAATGTACGAAGCAAAACTTAATCATATAATTAGCTCGTCGGCAGTGTCTTTGGGATTAAAGAACAGGCTGCTTACTCACTTTAACATCTCTAAAATTATTCAATCTGTTGATGTGGGCGATTTGGCTAGCGGTGTTTTCTCTTCCACCCTATCCGTGATTGTTGCTGTATTGCTCGTATTTTTCTTTTTTATTTTTATCAACAGCGGACACGATAAAATTTTTGAAGCTATCAGAATGCGATATGTTGAAAAAGGAGTTCGGTCTTCATTAAAAAAAATTAGGCGGGGAACTAAAATTAATATAACAGAAACAATAGATGCCGGAGAGACCGATCTTGAAACGATGACTATACAGAGAGAAATAAAACTTCAGAAGACAATAAAAGATATCACCGAGCAAGTTCAAAAATATGTAATTACTAAATTGTTGATTAGTTTATCGGTCGGTGTGATTGTCGGTTTTATTTTATGGCTCTTTAAGATCGAGTTTTTTATTATCTGGGCATTTCTTGCCTTTCTATTAAATTTCATTCCTAATGTCGGGTCTGTGATTGCTGTAATTCTTCCCGCATTGATGGCGCTTGTACAATATGAATCTTTCGGGTACGCGGCGTTGCTTGCCGCGGTAATAATCGTTGTGCAGAATATAATCGGCAACATAATAGAGCCCAAAATATTCGGTGACCGTCTAGGATTGAATCCGCTTGTAATTCTTCTTTCTCTTTTAATCTGGGGCTATATTTGGGGAATTGTAGGAATGTTTCTGGCGGTTCCGCTAACTGCAATTGGAAAAATTATCATGTCAAACGCAACCTCAAAAAACATGCGTTTCATTACTAGTCTTATGGGCAGTTAA
- the ruvC gene encoding crossover junction endodeoxyribonuclease RuvC, translating into MRILGVDPGTIFTGYGIIDFDSNELKYVSAGVIKISVTKEMPPRLQTIYDDLNKLIKQFKPDEFALETAFYGKNVQSALKIGYARGVSMLVAIHNDLAIKEYSPREIKKAVVGNGASSKDQVQFMIKKLLAIRKTKMKFDESDALAVAICHAFKMNSFSKKSKNWKEFIAENPDRVIE; encoded by the coding sequence ATGAGAATACTCGGCGTTGATCCAGGAACAATTTTTACAGGCTACGGGATAATTGATTTTGACAGCAATGAACTGAAATATGTCTCTGCGGGAGTTATCAAAATCTCCGTTACAAAAGAGATGCCTCCGCGCCTTCAAACGATTTACGATGATCTCAATAAATTAATAAAACAATTCAAACCGGATGAGTTTGCTCTTGAAACTGCTTTCTACGGAAAGAATGTTCAGTCGGCATTAAAGATCGGTTATGCACGCGGTGTTTCAATGCTGGTTGCAATACATAACGATCTAGCAATAAAAGAATATTCGCCACGCGAAATAAAAAAAGCTGTAGTCGGCAACGGCGCTTCATCAAAAGACCAAGTGCAGTTCATGATCAAAAAACTTTTAGCCATTCGAAAAACCAAGATGAAATTTGATGAAAGCGATGCATTGGCGGTTGCAATCTGTCATGCTTTTAAAATGAATTCATTTTCAAAAAAAAGTAAGAACTGGAAAGAATTTATTGCAGAAAATCCGGATAGAGTAATTGAATAA